The uncultured Methanoregula sp. genomic sequence GTTGCACCGGTTGCTTCGTTTTCCGTATCAGGCACAACCGGTACTGCGTCGCTCACGATTCAGTTTACCGACACGTCAACGAATTCACCTTAAGTATGGACCTGGAATTTTGGTGATGGTGGGATAAGTACTGAACAAAATCCGTCACATACTTACACGACTCCAGGGATCTATACCGTGGTACTCACCGTTGCGAACTCCGCCGGGAGCAACCAGGCAACACAATCTGATTACATTATTGTGAGCACTGCACCGGTCGCTGCGATAACACCTGCAGCAATCGCCACGTCCACACCGGCACCCGAATTCCCGGCAATTTCCTTCAGCGGGACCCCCATATCCGGAACCGCTCCTCTTAACGTGCAGTTCGAAGTGTCAACATCCGGGTCCCCGACATCCTGGTCATGGGATTTCGGTGACGGCGGTTCCAGCACAGAACGCGACCCCTCGTATTCGTATGTGATCCCCGGCACGTACACGGTTACCCTTACCGCGAAGTATCCGTATGGCAACAAACCGGTCACAAAGTCATCATACATCACGGTGACTGCAGGCTCACATTCTACCAGTTCCCCGATTCCACCCCTTATTCCACTGGGCGCAATCGGGATTGCAGGGTTTATCCTGATTGCGGGCAGGAAACGACTCTGATGCAAACCATCTGCCCGTCAGGTTATCCCGTTCAATTGATGGAATGCCCGTACAATATGGGAAACACGGTCGCCCTTTATGAATACCTTCCCGGTTTATGTTGGATTCATTGCTCTCAATATAGGAAAGTATTTGAAACAAAATGTTAAAGATACTATACAAATATCGGTGTAGTGTTACGCTGGTATTTGCAGCACAGCCATATGAACACCCGAAAACAAAGACCCCAACAAGCACAACTTCCTCATGAATCAGCACCTTTTTCCCTCCAACGTCAGGGACGGGGATTTTCCCCGGATTTTTTTAATACTAAACTCCTGATGGAAAAAATTGGCCTGCTCTTCCATCACGATGTATATCACGGGAATACAGCGATGCAGCAGACGGGCATTCTCATAAAGCCGGACATGGTCCGGAACTTCCTGGCATGGAGGTAACCCCACATCCTGGAAACAGCGAGTCTCGAATCGCACCTTACGGGTTCCGGCAATCAGACCGCCTCAAACCTGTCGTTCTCCGGGACAGGGCACAAGCTGGGATCTGATTAATCCGCTCGTTATCATTCCACAAAACCGGAAGCGGAGCTGCTTTTAGGCTATCAAATTTAAATGTCATTACAACGGGATACCATGAAAAAAAAATACATTCTATCTCATGAACGGATGCATTGCCATCATCCTTCTTGCAATTTTCTGGTATTCGATGGAGATTCATAATCCTCTCTTCATCGAAGCTGCCTTTGTCATCGGGGTTGTGATCGTGTACGTGGTCCGGAAAAGGGTTACCGACCTGATCGATGATGAACGCAGTGCGAAGATCACCGGGCAGGCAACACTACGTACGTTCCAGGTTTTCTGGGTCGGGTTCTCTGTCCTCTCGATCGGAGCCGTCATGGAAATCCTCTATATCCCGGAATTTTCCCGGGAACGTTTCCTGGGACGGTCCTTAGGAGTCCTCACACCAAGGATACTGGGATACTACCAGCTGGGACTGCTCTGCCTGATGATCTTCCTTTACATCGGGTTCCGGATGTACTATGCCCGGAAATACGGGGACTGGGAATCCGATGAAGAATAAGATCAAAGTCTTCAGGGCAATGCATGATCTCACGCAGGAAGATCTCGCAGAGGCCATCGGTGTAACCCGGCAGACTATCCTTGCGATCGAAAACAGAAAATACATTCCCTCGCTCGACCTGGTATTCAGGATCTCCCGGTACTTCAACGTAAACGTTGAAGATGTATTCAGTTATGATGAAGGCCACGATACGATCGACATAGATTGAACTCTTTTCCTCTCAATAAAATCCCAGGTACGTTTCCGCAGTTGTCCCCCAGAGGGAATGGTTGGAACGTACGGTCATATACTCGGAAGCAAAAACCGTCATAAAGATGACCGGCGCGGAATGTTGAGCATGCTGAAATCGGGATAAAAGAGAGAATTGGAAAAAAATTCCCTGTTATGTTATTTTCTCGTTGACTAGGTACCCGGCCCCGGAGAGGAAGACGATAAAGACGATTATTGCAGCCAGGTACGCAAATGCCGCCATTATCACCATGGGCAATACTGCAAGCAGTACGATCAGGATAAAAAAGCCGATCAGGCCGATAACCACATCAAGAAGTCGTGCATCCATCAGGAGAATTTTCGCTTCCCGGGAATAAAGGTTTATCGACGAAATCCTTTTTCATAATCCCGCCCAACTACCTGCCAGGACTACTGTGTCCTTCTCCATAAAATCTCCGGAGCCGTATCATGAACGATCCTGCACAGGAACGCACGCTTGTACTTGAAACCCTGAAGAGCGCGATGGAGCAGCTTGAAAAAAGCCTCAACGCAGTCCTCATTCCCCCCGGGGGAATATCGTTCGGTTATGCTATACGGGGGGCGCGGGACAGCGGTGGAATCGCAGCGATATCCGGGCGGATCTCCCTTACTCCCTGCAAGAGTTCTCCCTCCGGTGGAACCTGTGCGTTTGGTGCAGAAGAAGAGATCGCCCGGATCATCCTGACGGCGATGAAGTTCGATCCACGGATGCGCAGTGCTGCCTCTCTTGCGTACTCATCGCGGGTAAAAACGGTACTGTGCGATGACCTGTTCCTTGAATCAGCATCCTGCCGGAGTGGCGCAGGTCCCACAACAAGCACGATGGACTGGGGTATTGCGTCCTGCAGCCGGAAGGGAGTACCTGACGTGATCTTCCGGGATGAACAGGATCCGGCCGGTTCCCGCACCATCCTCTTTGGTGAGAAACCGGCCGACGTTCTTAACAATATCATTATGTGCTCAAAACGCATTTAACATATAGAATTCTTGAGGAATCTCACATGGGAATAAAACCGTCATACATAAAATCACTCGGTACAGAGCTTCTGGCCAAGCAGCGGGACAATTTCTCGAACAGCTTCGATGAGAACAAACAGCAACTCGGAGCATCAGCGGTTATCGGGAGCAAGCGTGTAAGGAATCGCGTCGCCGGATACATTACAAGAAAAATAAATACCAAAAGACGCTCATAACCCTATTCATGTTTGAAGGTGTCCTTCCAGCAATCATTACCCCTTTTAAAAGAAACTCTGCAATGGGCCTGGATATCCAGGGTCTCAGTCGCAATATCGAGTTTCTTCTTTCCTGTGGCATCCACGGGATTGTGCCCTGCGGTTCGACCGGAGAGTCAGCGACTCTCACGTTCGAGGAACACGAGAAAGTCGTTGCCCTTACCGTGGATAAGGTAAATGGCAAGATCCCGGTCCTTGCCGGGACGGGTTCCAACAACACTGCCGAAGCGATCCGGCTCACGAAGGCGGCGAAGGACATCGGTGCGGACGGGGTGCTCGTCATCAGTCCGTACTACAACAAGCCCAACCGGTCCGGTCTTATCAAGCACTACACGAAACTGGCTGACCTCGACATTCCCGTTGTAATGTACAATGTTCCGGGCAGGACCGGCCAGAACCTTGAACCAGATCTTGTTGCCGAACTGGCAGCGCACCCGAATATCGTGGGGGTCAAGGAAGCAAGCGGCAACATTGGCCAGATTTCAAGGATCATCGAAGCAACGCAGGACGAGGACTTCCTTGTCATCTCCGGCGATGACAACATAACGCTCCCTATCATGGCCCTTGGCGGT encodes the following:
- a CDS encoding DUF2178 domain-containing protein — its product is MNGCIAIILLAIFWYSMEIHNPLFIEAAFVIGVVIVYVVRKRVTDLIDDERSAKITGQATLRTFQVFWVGFSVLSIGAVMEILYIPEFSRERFLGRSLGVLTPRILGYYQLGLLCLMIFLYIGFRMYYARKYGDWESDEE
- a CDS encoding helix-turn-helix transcriptional regulator codes for the protein MKNKIKVFRAMHDLTQEDLAEAIGVTRQTILAIENRKYIPSLDLVFRISRYFNVNVEDVFSYDEGHDTIDID
- the dapA gene encoding 4-hydroxy-tetrahydrodipicolinate synthase; translated protein: MFEGVLPAIITPFKRNSAMGLDIQGLSRNIEFLLSCGIHGIVPCGSTGESATLTFEEHEKVVALTVDKVNGKIPVLAGTGSNNTAEAIRLTKAAKDIGADGVLVISPYYNKPNRSGLIKHYTKLADLDIPVVMYNVPGRTGQNLEPDLVAELAAHPNIVGVKEASGNIGQISRIIEATQDEDFLVISGDDNITLPIMALGGAGVISVAANVDPKGMVAMYDAMKQGDYQKALVKHFALSPLFRSMFIDTNPIPVKKAVELIGLAGGPVRLPLDELDEKKTEQLKKVLAYLSVKTAVKPKAPGKKPATVKSARKKPAAKPNRR
- a CDS encoding 30S ribosomal protein S17e, whose amino-acid sequence is MGIKPSYIKSLGTELLAKQRDNFSNSFDENKQQLGASAVIGSKRVRNRVAGYITRKINTKRRS
- a CDS encoding PKD domain-containing protein, with translation MSTAPVAAITPAAIATSTPAPEFPAISFSGTPISGTAPLNVQFEVSTSGSPTSWSWDFGDGGSSTERDPSYSYVIPGTYTVTLTAKYPYGNKPVTKSSYITVTAGSHSTSSPIPPLIPLGAIGIAGFILIAGRKRL
- a CDS encoding thiamine-phosphate synthase family protein, which codes for MNDPAQERTLVLETLKSAMEQLEKSLNAVLIPPGGISFGYAIRGARDSGGIAAISGRISLTPCKSSPSGGTCAFGAEEEIARIILTAMKFDPRMRSAASLAYSSRVKTVLCDDLFLESASCRSGAGPTTSTMDWGIASCSRKGVPDVIFRDEQDPAGSRTILFGEKPADVLNNIIMCSKRI